A window of Xiphophorus hellerii strain 12219 chromosome 7, Xiphophorus_hellerii-4.1, whole genome shotgun sequence contains these coding sequences:
- the snx4 gene encoding sorting nexin-4, with the protein MRIASSADSSNNSRSQMIMADSGSSDEVAVICNTDITSTESENNIINTMVERGTALLKKMEISVAEADKRTGKNTVNMQETYTVYLIETRPAESVSEGGTPVAPDTLWRRYSEFELLRTYLLVTYPYIIVPPLPEKRAEFVWHKLSADNLDPDFVERRRVGLENFLLRLASHPVLSNDSIFFLFLTEEKGWREAVLETGFQDKADSRLKSLSAMFRVKNPDKRFTALKHYSEDLSTVISQLLRIRARVADRLYGVYKVHGNYGRVFSEWSAIEKEMGDGLQSAGHHMDTYAASIDDILEEEEHYADQLKEYLFYTEAVRSVCRKHELIQYELEMAAQDLSYKKQQKEELETGTVRIFSLKGMTSKLFGQETQEQRESKVAALEQSIQEGEEALKEKNAESQEFVEKAWNDIERFKEQKEKDLREALISYAIMQISMCKKGIQVWSNAKECFNKM; encoded by the exons ATGCGCATTGCCAGCTCAGCTGACAGCAGCAATAATAGCAGGAGTCAGATGATCATGGCAGACTCTGGAAGTAGCGACGAGGTAGCTGTGATTTGCAACACCGACATCACTTCAACGGAGTCGGAGAACAACATAATAAACACg ATGGTGGAGAGGGGCACggctctgctgaagaaaatggaGATAAGCGTGGCAGAGGCTGATAAGAGGACAGGAAAGAACACGGTTAACATGCAAGAAACTTACACTGTCTACCTCATAGAAACACG GCCAGCTGAATCAGTCTCAGAAGGAGGTACACCAGTGGCACCTGACACTTTGTGGAGACGCTACAGTGAGTTTGAGCTTCTCAGAACATATCTCCTGGTCACTTATCCCTATATCATCGTCCCTCCACTGCCAGAGAAAAGG GCAGAGTTTGTGTGGCACAAGCTTTCAGCAGATAACCTCGACCCAGATTTTGTAGAGCGGCGGAGGGTTGGTCTGGAAAACTTCCTGCTGCGTCTTGCATCACATCCTGTCCTGTCAAACGAtagcatttttttcctctttctcacAGAG GAGAAGGGATGGAGGGAAGCAGTCCTGGAGACAGGTTTCCAAGACAAG GCGGACTCCAGATTAAAGTCATTAAGTGCCATGTTCAGAGTCAAGAATCCTGACAA gCGATTCACAGCTCTGAAACACTACAGTGAGGATTTGAGCACCGTCATCTCTCAGTTACTCAGGATAAGAGCA CGAGTTGCAGACAGACTCTATGGGGTTTATAAAGTTCATGGCAACTATGGCAGAGTTTTCAG tgagtGGAGTGctatagaaaaagaaatgggaGATGGATTGCAGAGTGCTGGCCACCACATGGATAC GTATGCTGCATCAATAGATGACATTCTTGAAGAAGAAGAGCACTATGCAGACCAACTGAAGGAATACCTCTTCTACACAGAAGCTGTCAG gtcagtctgtagaaaacatGAGTTGATCCAGTACGAGCTGGAGATGGCAGCACAGGACCTCTCCTACAAGAAGCAACAGAAAGAAGAGCTGGAGACAGGG ACTGTTCGAATCTTTTCTTTGAAGGGAATGACCAGTAAATTATTTGGCCAAGAGACTCAGGAGCAGAGGGAGAGCAAGGTGGCAGCCCTGGAACAGAGTATCCAAGAGGGAGAGGAAGCTCTGAAGGAGAAGAACGCAGAGTCCCA AGAGTTTGTAGAGAAAGCATGGAACGACATTGAGCGGTTCAAGGAGCAGAAGGAAAAAGACTTGCGTGAAGCGTTGATCAGCTATGCCATCATGCAGATCAGCATGTGTAAAAAG gGAATACAAGTGTGGTCCAACGCCAAAGAGTGCTTCAATAAAATGTGA